The following are encoded in a window of Syntrophales bacterium genomic DNA:
- a CDS encoding TetR/AcrR family transcriptional regulator: protein MDAMHPRKKILLQEAARLFREKSFEVATLRELAKCAGIKGGSVYYHFSSKQEILFCIMHYTLTELTSQLEEALKTESDPEKKLHKAIEIHVNYHIKNKDMTYVTDSEIRSLTAEQHYNIIEKRKKYENLFSGIVDKITQANDQKGLNSKLSTFAILQMCTGVSYWYNDNGPLGVEDIVKAYFNLSCRGLQGNDNVG from the coding sequence ATGGACGCGATGCATCCAAGGAAGAAAATTTTGCTTCAAGAAGCGGCTAGACTTTTTCGTGAGAAATCGTTCGAAGTAGCGACACTACGCGAACTAGCGAAATGTGCAGGTATCAAGGGTGGTAGTGTCTACTATCATTTCTCTTCCAAACAAGAAATTTTATTTTGTATTATGCACTATACATTGACAGAACTAACCTCCCAGCTTGAGGAAGCCTTAAAGACAGAATCTGATCCTGAAAAGAAGCTTCATAAAGCCATTGAAATACACGTAAACTATCATATAAAAAACAAGGACATGACTTACGTGACAGATTCTGAAATACGCAGCCTGACAGCAGAACAACATTATAATATAATTGAAAAAAGGAAAAAATACGAAAATCTATTTTCTGGTATCGTGGATAAAATAACTCAGGCAAACGATCAAAAAGGCTTGAATTCAAAACTATCCACTTTTGCAATCCTTCAGATGTGTACCGGTGTGTCATACTGGTATAACGATAATGGCCCTCTCGGCGTGGAAGATATTGTCAAAGCCTATTTTAATCTTTCCTGTCGAGGGCTCCAGGGCAATGACAATGTGGGATGA
- a CDS encoding 3-deoxy-D-manno-octulosonic acid transferase, with amino-acid sequence MNMIAYNAVLSAAALAAVPWFAWKVLAQGKYRESAGPKLGFHRHGTFENAGGSPRIWIHAVSVGEVTAAAPIVARLRRAWPDAALLLSTSTETGRAAARRLVPEATVLFYYPLDIPPVIRKVMDRVNPDLFVTVETELWPNFLHLCRERSVKTVMVNGRLSPRSFKNYRATRFFWKHVLGFLDSAGVISETDGSRLRELGMDSSRITVLGNAKYDGLVERADAALGDETARMLSLARGTPVIVAGSTHEGEEKILVRAYRRLLKELPGLVLVLAPRHVERTAAVLSLLKEEQLGRRAVRLSRIDAGEVRGDRSVIVVDVMGRLFSLYGTASLVFCGGSLVPKGGQNVLEAAAWGKVVIHGPSMDDFREEGRLLADAEAGVTVRDGKELAGRMAELLGDPEECRRRGEAGRRIVAENQGAADRYVELISGLVHTGT; translated from the coding sequence ATGAACATGATCGCCTACAATGCCGTCCTTTCAGCGGCCGCCCTGGCCGCCGTTCCCTGGTTCGCCTGGAAGGTGCTGGCGCAGGGGAAGTACCGGGAAAGCGCGGGGCCCAAGCTGGGGTTTCACAGACATGGAACCTTCGAGAACGCCGGCGGTTCCCCCCGAATCTGGATCCATGCCGTGTCAGTGGGGGAAGTGACGGCGGCGGCACCCATCGTCGCCCGGTTGAGACGGGCCTGGCCCGATGCCGCGCTTCTTCTCTCCACGAGTACCGAGACGGGGCGGGCCGCGGCCCGGCGGCTTGTGCCGGAAGCGACGGTCCTGTTTTACTATCCCCTGGACATTCCCCCGGTGATCAGGAAGGTTATGGATCGCGTAAACCCCGACCTCTTCGTGACCGTGGAAACGGAACTCTGGCCCAACTTCCTGCACCTCTGCCGGGAGCGGTCCGTGAAAACCGTCATGGTCAACGGCCGCCTTTCTCCCCGCTCTTTCAAGAATTACCGGGCCACGCGGTTTTTCTGGAAACATGTCCTTGGTTTCCTTGACAGTGCCGGGGTCATATCGGAAACCGACGGGTCGCGGCTGCGGGAACTGGGCATGGATTCCTCCCGCATAACGGTGCTGGGGAACGCCAAGTATGACGGTCTCGTGGAGCGGGCTGACGCCGCCCTGGGTGATGAAACGGCGCGGATGCTTTCGCTGGCCCGGGGGACACCGGTCATCGTGGCCGGAAGTACCCACGAGGGAGAAGAAAAAATCCTTGTCCGGGCGTACCGGCGTCTCCTGAAAGAACTTCCCGGTCTTGTGCTTGTCCTCGCGCCCCGCCACGTGGAGCGTACCGCCGCCGTTCTCTCTTTGCTCAAGGAGGAACAGTTGGGCCGCCGGGCCGTCAGGCTGAGCCGTATCGATGCCGGCGAGGTTCGGGGCGACCGGTCGGTCATCGTCGTGGATGTCATGGGTCGGCTCTTCAGCCTCTACGGCACGGCCTCTCTCGTTTTCTGCGGGGGCAGCCTGGTGCCGAAGGGGGGACAGAATGTCCTCGAGGCGGCGGCCTGGGGGAAGGTGGTCATTCATGGCCCCTCCATGGACGATTTCCGGGAGGAGGGACGGCTTCTCGCCGACGCCGAAGCCGGCGTCACCGTGCGGGACGGGAAGGAACTGGCCGGGCGAATGGCGGAACTCCTCGGGGATCCGGAAGAGTGCCGACGCCGGGGTGAGGCGGGGCGGCGGATCGTGGCGGAAAACCAGGGTGCCGCCGACCGCTACGTGGAGTTGATCAGCGGCCTGGTCCACACGGGGACGTAG
- the rpe gene encoding ribulose-phosphate 3-epimerase: MTKIAPSILSADFARLGEEIAALESAGADFIHVDVMDGRFVPNLTIGPPIIRSLRKVTELPLDVHLMIEDPDRSLEDYISAGCDFITVHVEAAVHLHRTVESIRKGGCRPGVSLNPATSLSSVDHIIDDLDLLLLMTVNPGFGGQTFIETMLPKIAEARRLIDNRNPRVLLEVDGGVTADNIAAIAGAGADVLVTGSAVFNSGDYGVAIRLMRRNLGVIA; this comes from the coding sequence ATGACCAAAATAGCACCTTCAATTCTGTCGGCGGACTTCGCGAGGCTCGGCGAGGAAATTGCCGCCCTGGAATCCGCCGGCGCGGACTTCATCCACGTGGATGTCATGGACGGCCGTTTCGTCCCGAACCTGACCATCGGCCCTCCCATCATCAGGTCCCTGCGGAAAGTGACGGAGCTTCCCCTGGATGTGCACCTGATGATAGAAGATCCCGACCGCTCACTGGAAGACTATATTTCGGCGGGCTGCGACTTCATCACCGTCCACGTCGAAGCCGCGGTGCATCTCCATCGGACTGTGGAATCCATTCGAAAGGGCGGCTGCAGGCCGGGAGTGTCCCTGAATCCGGCCACATCTCTTTCTTCCGTGGACCACATCATCGACGACCTGGATCTTCTTCTCCTCATGACGGTGAATCCCGGTTTCGGCGGCCAGACCTTCATCGAAACCATGCTTCCCAAAATCGCGGAAGCCCGGCGTCTCATCGACAACCGGAACCCCCGCGTCCTCCTCGAGGTCGATGGCGGCGTCACCGCGGACAACATCGCCGCCATAGCGGGAGCGGGCGCCGATGTTCTCGTGACGGGATCGGCCGTCTTCAACAGCGGGGATTATGGCGTCGCCATCCGCCTCATGCGGCGGAACCTGGGCGTCATCGCCTGA
- a CDS encoding class I SAM-dependent methyltransferase, whose amino-acid sequence MKADLSSMDIHSILSRPIKGFLDPDEAVRLYELARDASPLGPCLEIGSYCGKSAACLALGCREGRSVLFSIDHHRGSEEQQPGEEYFDPDLLDAETGRIDSFRLFRKTMDELGLQDTVVPIVSTSETVARAWRTPLALVFIDGGHSFDTVFSDYACWAHLVLPGGYLVFHDIFTDPAEGGQAPRQVYRLALASGLFRELPRLKTLGILQRASPVDGSAPATL is encoded by the coding sequence ATGAAAGCGGACCTGTCTTCCATGGATATTCACTCCATTCTTTCCCGGCCCATCAAGGGATTTCTCGACCCTGACGAGGCGGTGCGCCTCTACGAACTGGCCAGGGACGCCTCCCCCCTGGGTCCCTGCCTGGAAATCGGCAGCTACTGCGGCAAATCGGCCGCCTGTCTCGCCCTCGGATGCCGCGAAGGGCGCTCAGTCCTCTTTTCAATCGACCACCACCGCGGCTCGGAAGAACAGCAGCCCGGTGAGGAATACTTCGATCCCGATCTCCTGGACGCCGAGACGGGACGAATCGACAGCTTCCGTCTCTTCCGGAAGACCATGGACGAACTCGGCCTGCAGGACACGGTCGTCCCCATCGTGTCCACGTCGGAAACCGTGGCCCGCGCCTGGCGCACTCCCCTGGCGCTGGTATTCATCGACGGCGGGCACAGTTTCGATACGGTATTCAGCGATTATGCCTGCTGGGCACACCTGGTCCTCCCCGGCGGCTACCTGGTGTTCCATGACATTTTCACCGATCCCGCCGAAGGCGGTCAGGCACCCCGGCAGGTGTACCGTCTGGCTCTCGCGTCGGGCCTCTTCAGAGAACTGCCCCGGCTCAAGACCCTGGGCATCCTGCAGCGGGCGTCGCCTGTCGATGGATCCGCGCCCGCGACGTTATAA
- a CDS encoding Na/Pi cotransporter family protein, with the protein MDIHALLGVTGGLGLLVFAMYVLSSSLNKLTHETVRAMLENLAGKWTRSALAGVTAAALTQSSTSTSVTATGFLNAGIIHLVPALAVMIGAGVGTTMTAHIIAFNLAGIAPFFIFVGALLHFIAPKSTHQNRGLALFGFGALFLSISMISSDMAILGETPAIRSIFLFLESRPLAALPAGLLITLLLRNSSTSMGLIIAISLAGLLDLRGALFLVFGINVGASVNVIIAAIGSSPASKQLALGNILFTAVGLAAALLMIPLYLALLPQVSGSLPRQIALGHTVFNVVIALLALPFMSFFESCLKRILPEKDEKAQEIRYLSQNFLSTPYLALMAVIREITVMLSICRSMLEKAEACVVEYNHKLMNELVFEEESVDEMQKNLTAYLVDITRNELTVRQQRSIPALLHSVNDLEKVADYCEDIAILAQQAFEEDLFFSENAQRELKRLFGKTKTMMNLTADAIIDNDREAARATLGLMDEIDEAIERYKINHVTRLESGICTSEPGIIFSDILTDIERMNNHLLNITKGVLHIGKR; encoded by the coding sequence ATGGACATCCACGCGCTACTGGGCGTCACCGGCGGCCTCGGCCTTCTGGTTTTCGCCATGTATGTGTTGAGTAGCTCCCTCAATAAGCTGACCCACGAAACCGTCAGGGCGATGCTCGAAAACCTTGCCGGCAAATGGACCCGCTCCGCTCTTGCCGGAGTAACTGCCGCGGCGCTTACACAAAGCTCCACGTCCACATCGGTGACGGCAACGGGATTTCTCAACGCGGGCATTATCCATCTTGTACCGGCACTGGCCGTCATGATCGGGGCCGGTGTGGGGACGACCATGACGGCGCATATCATCGCCTTTAACCTGGCGGGAATCGCCCCTTTCTTCATCTTCGTCGGCGCGTTGCTGCACTTCATTGCCCCGAAGTCAACGCACCAGAACCGGGGGCTGGCCCTCTTCGGCTTCGGAGCGCTCTTCCTGAGTATCTCCATGATAAGTTCCGACATGGCCATCCTCGGAGAAACGCCCGCCATCAGATCCATTTTCCTGTTCCTCGAATCCCGGCCCCTCGCGGCACTCCCGGCCGGTCTGCTTATCACGCTCCTTCTGCGCAACAGCAGCACCTCCATGGGCCTGATAATCGCCATTTCCCTGGCGGGCCTGCTCGATCTCCGGGGGGCGCTCTTTCTCGTCTTCGGCATCAACGTGGGAGCCTCCGTAAATGTCATTATCGCCGCCATCGGATCCAGCCCGGCCAGCAAACAGCTCGCCCTGGGGAACATTCTGTTTACTGCCGTCGGACTCGCGGCCGCTCTCCTCATGATCCCCCTCTACCTGGCGTTGCTGCCCCAGGTCTCCGGGAGCCTGCCCCGGCAGATCGCCTTGGGACACACGGTCTTTAACGTCGTGATCGCCCTCCTCGCGCTGCCTTTCATGTCCTTCTTCGAATCGTGCCTCAAGCGGATCCTTCCCGAGAAAGATGAAAAGGCCCAGGAAATTCGCTACCTCAGCCAGAACTTCCTGTCCACGCCCTATCTGGCGCTCATGGCAGTCATACGGGAAATCACGGTGATGCTTTCCATCTGCAGGAGCATGCTGGAAAAAGCTGAAGCCTGCGTCGTGGAATACAACCACAAACTCATGAACGAACTGGTCTTTGAAGAAGAGTCCGTCGACGAGATGCAGAAAAATCTCACGGCCTACCTGGTGGACATTACCCGGAACGAGTTGACGGTCCGCCAGCAACGGTCGATTCCCGCCCTGCTCCACAGCGTCAACGACCTGGAAAAAGTGGCCGACTACTGCGAAGACATCGCCATACTGGCCCAGCAGGCCTTCGAAGAAGACCTCTTTTTCTCCGAAAATGCCCAGAGAGAACTCAAACGCCTTTTCGGGAAGACAAAAACCATGATGAATCTGACCGCGGACGCCATCATCGACAACGACCGCGAGGCGGCCCGGGCAACCCTGGGATTGATGGACGAGATTGACGAGGCCATCGAACGATACAAGATAAACCACGTGACCCGCCTGGAATCGGGAATCTGCACCAGCGAGCCGGGCATCATCTTCTCCGACATACTCACCGACATAGAGCGCATGAACAACCATCTTCTGAACATTACGAAGGGTGTTCTGCACATCGGCAAGCGCTGA
- the groES gene encoding co-chaperone GroES translates to MNIRPLHDRILVRRLEEEEKTKGGIIIPDSAKEKPMEGEVISVGKGRKTEDGKIIKLDVKPGDRVLFSKYAGTDIKIDGVEHLIMREEDILGIIEK, encoded by the coding sequence ATGAACATCAGACCATTGCATGACAGGATTCTGGTACGCAGACTGGAGGAGGAGGAAAAAACCAAGGGGGGAATCATCATTCCCGACAGTGCCAAGGAAAAACCCATGGAAGGCGAGGTCATCTCCGTGGGCAAGGGACGGAAAACCGAAGACGGCAAGATCATCAAGCTCGACGTCAAGCCCGGTGACCGCGTTCTTTTCAGCAAGTATGCCGGAACGGACATCAAGATCGACGGTGTCGAACACCTCATCATGAGAGAAGAAGACATTCTCGGAATTATAGAAAAGTAA
- the groL gene encoding chaperonin GroEL (60 kDa chaperone family; promotes refolding of misfolded polypeptides especially under stressful conditions; forms two stacked rings of heptamers to form a barrel-shaped 14mer; ends can be capped by GroES; misfolded proteins enter the barrel where they are refolded when GroES binds) has product MGAKMLQYDEDARRSLLKGVNELANAVKVTLGPKGRNVILERSFGSPTMTKDGVTVAKEIELEDKFENMGAQMVREVASRTSDVAGDGTTTATILAQAIFREGVKAVAAGSNPMEIRRGIEKAVEFVVDELKNLSKPTKDQKEIAQVGTISANSDETIGNIIAEAMGKVGKEGVITVEEAKGLQTELDVVEGMQFDRGYLSPYFVTNAEKMEVEQENPLILIHDKKISTMKDIIPILEQIAKMGKPLLIISEDIEGEALATLVINKIRGTLNVAAVKAPGFGDRRKAMLEDIAVLTGGRVISEEMGSRLEATKLEDLGSAKRIVIDKDNTTIIDGDGDRVALEGRVKQIRAQAEETTSDYDREKLQERLAKLVGGVAVIKVGAATETEMKEKKARVEDALNATRAAVEEGIVPGGGVAYIRTLPVLEKKKLPGDQQTGLAIVKRAIEEPLRMIAENAGYEGSIIVEKVKGKKDAYGFNAASEQFEDLMDAGVIDPTKVTRFALQNASSVASLMLTTQCMVAEKPKEEPAMPMPPGGMGGMGGMM; this is encoded by the coding sequence ATGGGAGCTAAAATGTTGCAATACGATGAAGATGCCAGGAGATCACTCCTGAAAGGCGTGAACGAGCTCGCCAACGCGGTCAAGGTAACCCTCGGTCCCAAGGGCCGCAATGTGATTCTCGAACGATCGTTCGGTTCGCCCACGATGACGAAGGACGGTGTCACCGTTGCCAAGGAAATCGAACTGGAAGACAAATTTGAAAACATGGGTGCCCAGATGGTGCGTGAAGTCGCAAGCAGGACAAGCGACGTGGCCGGAGACGGAACCACCACGGCGACCATCCTGGCCCAGGCCATATTCAGGGAAGGCGTCAAGGCCGTTGCCGCCGGCAGCAATCCCATGGAAATCAGACGCGGCATCGAAAAGGCCGTGGAATTCGTGGTCGATGAACTGAAAAATTTGAGCAAGCCGACGAAAGACCAGAAGGAAATCGCCCAGGTGGGCACCATCTCGGCCAACAGCGACGAGACCATCGGAAATATCATCGCCGAGGCCATGGGCAAGGTGGGCAAGGAAGGCGTCATCACCGTCGAAGAAGCCAAAGGCCTTCAGACGGAACTGGACGTGGTGGAAGGTATGCAGTTCGACCGGGGCTACCTCTCCCCCTACTTTGTCACCAACGCTGAAAAGATGGAAGTGGAACAGGAAAACCCCCTTATCCTGATTCACGACAAGAAAATCAGCACCATGAAGGACATCATCCCCATCCTCGAGCAGATCGCCAAGATGGGCAAACCCCTCCTGATCATCTCCGAAGACATCGAAGGCGAAGCCCTCGCGACCCTGGTGATCAACAAGATCAGGGGCACCCTGAACGTGGCCGCCGTGAAAGCTCCGGGTTTCGGTGACCGTCGCAAGGCCATGCTGGAAGACATCGCCGTTCTCACCGGCGGCAGGGTCATCTCCGAAGAAATGGGATCCCGCCTCGAAGCGACCAAGCTGGAAGACCTTGGTTCGGCCAAGAGGATCGTCATCGACAAGGACAACACCACCATCATCGACGGAGACGGCGACCGGGTCGCCCTGGAAGGCCGGGTAAAGCAGATCCGCGCCCAGGCCGAAGAAACCACCTCCGACTACGACCGGGAGAAGCTACAGGAACGACTGGCCAAACTCGTGGGCGGCGTAGCTGTCATCAAAGTCGGGGCGGCCACGGAAACGGAAATGAAAGAGAAGAAGGCCCGCGTGGAGGACGCCCTCAACGCGACGAGAGCTGCCGTTGAAGAGGGGATCGTTCCCGGCGGCGGCGTTGCCTACATCAGGACACTTCCGGTCCTGGAAAAGAAAAAGCTTCCCGGTGACCAGCAGACCGGCCTTGCCATCGTGAAACGGGCCATCGAGGAACCTCTCCGCATGATCGCCGAAAACGCGGGTTACGAAGGCTCGATTATCGTTGAGAAGGTCAAGGGAAAGAAGGACGCCTACGGCTTCAACGCGGCCTCGGAGCAGTTCGAGGACCTCATGGATGCCGGCGTCATCGACCCGACGAAGGTGACCCGCTTCGCCCTGCAGAACGCCAGCAGCGTGGCGTCGCTGATGCTGACGACACAGTGCATGGTGGCCGAAAAGCCGAAAGAGGAGCCGGCAATGCCGATGCCTCCCGGCGGTATGGGCGGCATGGGCGGCATGATGTAA
- the ileS gene encoding isoleucine--tRNA ligase gives MNYKDTLNLPRTDFAMKANLSVKEPEMLREWDKIDIYRKIRDASQGRTPYILHDGPPYANGDIHLGTALNKIIKDIVIKSRNMAGFDSVYVPGWDCHGLPIEHQVDQQLGDERHTIPQAEKRRLCRAYAERYLDIQRRQFKRFGVFGDWDHPYVTMDYDYEAVTVAEFGRLLLSGDVYKGKKPVYWCSSCGTALAEAEVEYMDHETPSIYVKFPFVSDVAQRVPELAGERVSMVIWTTTPWTIPANLAIALKEDFDYAAVKVGDEVLVFAEELTDYCLDAFGMRGADHEVKAVFTGAKLEGLTCRHPFIDRESVLILAPFVTLDAGTGCVHIAPGHGQEDYEIGLRYGLDVYAPVDDDGRFTAEVDFFAGQFVFDANGAVIEKMRETGTLLGHLDMIHQYPHCWRCKSPIIFRSTEQWFISMEKNDLRRKALEAIDSVTWVPAWGRDRIYGMIENRPDWCISRQRTWGVPITVFYCRGCQEHLLTPEILAHVTSLIEQQGADVWFERDAADLLPPGTACPACGGTSFTKEMNILDVWFDSGTSHAAVLENQARWPDLASPADMYLEGSDQHRGWFHSSLLESVGTRGRAPYRSVLTHGFVVDGDGKKMSKSLGNFIDPQEMVDHYGAEILRLWVAAEDYTVDIRISEEILKRLVEAYRRIRNTSRYILGNLYDFDPAVDGLPPEELEEMDRWALHRLQEVIARVRTAYDQFQFHMVYYTVYNYCTVDLSSLYLDVLKDRLYTSPPRSRGRRSAQTAMYRVLDGITRLLAPILTFTAEEIWKALPAAGEREESVHMALFPEADSRFLDRDLGERWKTLISVRGELSKAIEIARRDGIVGHSLDSSVRIAAPEKLRALLEACRETLETVCIVSDISIVSAGGLDDAWESVEIPGLRVAVAKAPGGKCERCWHYSETVGSVAGHPAICRRCEGNLRETP, from the coding sequence ATGAACTACAAGGACACCCTGAACCTTCCCCGTACCGACTTCGCCATGAAGGCGAACCTTTCGGTCAAGGAACCGGAGATGCTGAGAGAATGGGATAAGATCGATATCTACAGGAAAATCCGCGACGCCTCTCAAGGCAGGACGCCCTACATCCTCCACGACGGTCCGCCCTACGCCAACGGCGACATTCACCTGGGCACGGCCCTCAACAAGATCATCAAGGATATCGTCATCAAATCCAGAAACATGGCCGGTTTCGACAGCGTGTACGTACCCGGCTGGGACTGTCACGGTCTCCCCATAGAGCACCAGGTCGACCAACAGCTCGGCGACGAGCGTCACACCATTCCCCAGGCGGAAAAGCGCCGCCTCTGCCGGGCCTACGCCGAACGCTACCTGGACATACAGCGCCGGCAGTTCAAACGCTTCGGCGTCTTCGGCGACTGGGACCATCCCTACGTCACCATGGACTACGATTACGAGGCCGTCACCGTGGCGGAGTTCGGCAGGCTCCTGCTGTCCGGCGACGTCTACAAGGGCAAGAAGCCCGTCTACTGGTGCAGTTCCTGCGGTACGGCCCTGGCCGAGGCCGAGGTGGAGTACATGGACCACGAAACGCCCTCTATCTACGTGAAATTTCCTTTCGTATCCGACGTGGCACAGCGCGTCCCCGAACTCGCCGGTGAACGGGTGAGCATGGTCATCTGGACCACCACCCCCTGGACCATTCCGGCCAACCTGGCCATCGCCCTCAAGGAAGACTTCGACTATGCCGCCGTCAAGGTAGGCGACGAGGTCCTGGTGTTCGCCGAGGAACTTACGGACTACTGTCTGGACGCCTTCGGCATGAGAGGCGCCGACCACGAGGTAAAGGCCGTCTTCACGGGGGCGAAGCTGGAAGGCCTCACCTGCCGTCACCCCTTCATCGACCGGGAGAGCGTGCTCATCCTGGCGCCCTTCGTCACCCTCGACGCCGGCACGGGCTGTGTCCACATCGCCCCCGGCCACGGCCAGGAGGATTATGAAATCGGCCTCCGGTACGGCCTCGACGTTTACGCCCCCGTGGACGACGACGGCCGCTTCACGGCGGAGGTGGACTTCTTCGCCGGGCAGTTCGTCTTTGACGCCAACGGCGCGGTTATCGAGAAAATGAGGGAAACCGGGACCCTCCTGGGACACCTGGACATGATCCACCAGTACCCCCACTGCTGGCGGTGCAAGAGCCCCATCATCTTCAGGTCCACGGAGCAGTGGTTCATCTCCATGGAGAAAAACGACCTTCGGCGCAAGGCCCTGGAAGCCATCGACAGCGTCACCTGGGTTCCCGCCTGGGGCCGGGACCGCATCTACGGCATGATCGAGAACCGCCCCGACTGGTGCATCTCCCGGCAGCGCACCTGGGGCGTACCCATCACCGTCTTTTACTGCCGGGGCTGCCAGGAGCACCTGTTGACACCGGAGATACTCGCCCACGTGACGTCCCTCATCGAACAACAGGGAGCCGACGTCTGGTTCGAGCGCGACGCGGCCGACCTGCTCCCCCCGGGAACGGCCTGCCCCGCCTGCGGCGGGACCTCCTTTACCAAGGAAATGAACATCCTCGATGTCTGGTTCGACTCGGGCACCAGCCACGCGGCGGTCCTGGAGAACCAGGCCCGGTGGCCCGACCTGGCCTCACCGGCCGACATGTACCTCGAGGGCAGTGACCAGCACCGCGGGTGGTTCCACTCGTCCCTCCTGGAGTCCGTGGGAACCCGGGGGAGGGCCCCCTACCGCTCGGTGCTCACCCACGGTTTCGTCGTCGACGGTGACGGAAAGAAAATGTCGAAATCACTGGGTAATTTCATTGACCCCCAGGAGATGGTGGACCACTACGGCGCGGAGATACTGCGCCTCTGGGTGGCCGCCGAAGATTATACCGTGGATATTCGGATCTCCGAGGAAATCCTGAAACGTCTCGTGGAGGCCTACCGGAGAATCCGCAACACCAGCCGCTACATCCTGGGGAACCTCTACGATTTCGACCCCGCCGTGGACGGCCTGCCCCCGGAAGAACTGGAGGAAATGGACCGCTGGGCCCTGCACCGGCTCCAGGAAGTCATCGCCCGGGTCAGAACCGCCTACGACCAGTTCCAGTTCCACATGGTCTATTACACGGTTTACAATTACTGTACCGTGGACTTAAGCTCCCTCTACCTGGACGTCCTCAAGGACCGGCTTTATACCTCACCGCCGCGGTCACGGGGCCGCCGGTCGGCCCAGACGGCCATGTACCGCGTCCTTGACGGCATCACCCGCCTCCTGGCGCCCATACTGACCTTCACGGCCGAAGAGATCTGGAAGGCCCTGCCTGCCGCCGGTGAGCGTGAGGAAAGCGTTCACATGGCCCTCTTTCCCGAGGCCGATTCCCGGTTCCTGGACCGCGACCTGGGAGAGCGGTGGAAAACGCTGATCAGCGTCCGGGGGGAACTGTCGAAGGCCATCGAGATCGCCCGCAGGGACGGGATAGTGGGCCATTCCCTGGACTCGAGCGTGCGGATCGCGGCCCCGGAGAAGCTCCGGGCCCTCCTCGAAGCCTGCCGGGAGACCCTCGAAACCGTCTGTATCGTCTCGGACATCTCCATCGTGTCCGCCGGCGGGCTCGACGACGCCTGGGAGAGCGTCGAGATCCCGGGGCTACGCGTTGCCGTCGCGAAGGCCCCCGGCGGAAAATGCGAGCGGTGCTGGCACTACAGCGAGACCGTGGGATCCGTGGCCGGCCATCCCGCGATCTGCCGGCGCTGCGAAGGGAACCTGCGGGAGACGCCATGA
- the lspA gene encoding signal peptidase II gives MRLITRGRAGTGAYLAAILVVLADQATKYVLEATVPLHESIPVIGGFFSVTHVRNPGAAFGILAGAPESLRFGLLLIVTLAVMVVVIVCLERHRDAGRALTAGLTLILGGAAGNLIDRVSYGEVIDFLDFHVAAWHWPAFNVADAAVTIGALLLIIDLFRSRRPSA, from the coding sequence ATGAGGCTCATCACCCGGGGCCGCGCCGGGACAGGCGCCTACCTCGCGGCGATCCTCGTGGTTCTCGCCGACCAGGCGACCAAGTATGTCCTGGAAGCCACGGTGCCCCTCCACGAATCGATCCCCGTCATCGGGGGCTTCTTCTCCGTCACCCACGTCCGCAATCCCGGCGCCGCCTTCGGTATTCTGGCCGGGGCGCCGGAGTCGCTTCGCTTCGGCCTGCTCCTCATCGTCACCCTGGCCGTCATGGTCGTCGTCATCGTCTGCCTGGAACGGCACCGGGATGCCGGCAGGGCCCTCACCGCCGGCCTCACCCTCATCCTCGGCGGGGCGGCGGGAAACCTCATCGACCGGGTGAGCTACGGCGAGGTGATCGACTTCCTCGATTTTCACGTCGCCGCCTGGCACTGGCCCGCCTTCAACGTGGCCGACGCCGCCGTCACCATCGGCGCCCTGCTCCTCATCATCGATCTGTTTCGAAGCAGGAGACCGTCGGCCTGA